A single Streptomyces mirabilis DNA region contains:
- a CDS encoding TetR/AcrR family transcriptional regulator: protein MVRVGLTTERLVLAGAELADEVGFEQVTVSELARRFDVKVASLYSHVKNSQDLKTRIALLALEELADRGAAALAGRAGKDALAALANVYRDYAREHPGRYAAAQFRLDPEAAAASAGGRHAQMTRAILRGYELTEPDQTHAVRLLGSFFHGYVSLEMGGGFSHSAPDTQETWVRMLDALDALLRNWPASAAATTATAPASAP, encoded by the coding sequence ATGGTGCGCGTCGGGTTGACCACGGAACGTCTGGTCCTCGCGGGGGCCGAGCTGGCCGACGAGGTCGGCTTCGAGCAGGTGACCGTCTCGGAGCTCGCCAGACGCTTCGACGTGAAGGTCGCGAGCCTGTACTCGCACGTGAAGAACTCCCAGGACCTCAAGACCCGGATCGCCCTGCTCGCCCTGGAGGAACTCGCCGACCGGGGCGCCGCCGCGCTGGCCGGGCGGGCCGGCAAGGACGCCCTGGCCGCTCTCGCGAACGTCTACCGCGACTACGCCAGGGAGCATCCCGGCCGTTACGCCGCCGCCCAGTTCAGGCTCGACCCGGAAGCGGCCGCAGCCAGCGCCGGTGGGCGGCACGCGCAGATGACGCGGGCGATCCTGCGTGGCTACGAGCTGACGGAGCCGGATCAGACGCACGCCGTTCGGCTGCTGGGCAGCTTCTTCCACGGCTACGTCAGCCTGGAGATGGGGGGAGGGTTCAGCCACAGCGCCCCCGATACGCAGGAGACCTGGGTGCGGATGCTGGACGCCCTCGACGCGCTGCTGCGGAACTGGCCCGCCAGCGCAGCAGCGACAACAGCAACCGCGCCCGCATCCGCCCCCTGA